One segment of Carya illinoinensis cultivar Pawnee chromosome 13, C.illinoinensisPawnee_v1, whole genome shotgun sequence DNA contains the following:
- the LOC122291398 gene encoding non-functional NADPH-dependent codeinone reductase 2-like encodes MDTATANPATGIPEVVLNSSTGRKAMPVIGFGTAADSNDALISAVLEAIKLGYRHFDTASVYGSEQALGEAIAEALRLGLVGSRDELFITSKLWPSDAHADLVVLALQKSIRALQLEYLDLYLIHWPISVTPGKSVVPFNEQDLMPMDFGSVWAAMEECQRLGLTKSIGVSNFSCKKLENLLSTATIPPSVNQVEMSPVWQQKKLIEFCKPNGIIVTAFSPLGASGSSWGTNHVMENETLKEIAKTRGKTVAQVCLRWVYEQGVAPIVKSYNKGRLKENLQIFDWALSEDDSNKIGQIKQHRMMLKEDLVSARGPYKSIEELWDGEL; translated from the exons ATGGACACTGCCACAGCAAATCCAGCGACTGGAATCCCGGAGGTGGTGCTGAACTCTTCCACCGGCCGCAAGGCCATGCCCGTGATTGGCTTCGGCACTGCAGCAGACTCCAACGATGCCTTGATATCGGCAGTCCTGGAGGCAATCAAGCTCGGTTATAGGCACTTTGACACGGCTTCCGTGTATGGATCGGAGCAGGCTCTTGGAGAAGCTATTGCAGAAGCTCTTAGACTCGGCCTTGTTGGCTCTCGGGACGAGCTTTTCATTACTTCCAAGCTGTGGCCTTCTGATGCTCATGCTGATCTTGTTGTTCTAGCTCTACAGAAATCAATCCG GGCTCTTCAGTTGGAATACCTAGACCTCTATCTAATCCACTGGCCCATCAGTGTGACACCTGGGAAGTCGGTAGTCCCTTTTAATGAACAGGACCTAATGCCGATGGACTTTGGGTCTGTGTGGGCAGCCATGGAGGAGTGCCAGAGACTTGGCCTCACGAAGTCCATTGGAGTCAGCAACTTCTCCTGCAAGAAGCTTGAAAACTTGCTCTCCACAGCCACTATTCCTCCTTCAGTGAATCAG GTGGAGATGAGTCCAGTTTGGCAACAAAAGAAGCTAATAGAGTTTTGCAAGCCAAATGGCATTATTGTGACTGCTTTCTCTCCTTTGGGAGCAAGTGGAAGTAGTTGGGGCACGAACCATGTCATGGAGAATGAAACGCTCAAGGAGATTGCGAAAACTCGAGGGAAGACTGTTGCTCAG GTTTGTCTTAGATGGGTTTATGAGCAAGGGGTAGCTCCAATTGTGAAGAGCTACAACAAGGGGAGGTTGAAGGAGAATCTGCAGATCTTTGACTGGGCGCTATCAGAGGATGACTCTAACAAGATTGGTCAAATCAAGCAGCACAGGATGATGCTGAAGGAAGACCTTGTTTCTGCTCGTGGACCCTACAAGTCCATTGAAGAGCTTTGGGATGGAGAGCTGTAA